From a single Couchioplanes caeruleus genomic region:
- a CDS encoding PQQ-dependent sugar dehydrogenase, translated as MTKGRVIKRSTRAGAVTLGAVLSLTAGCSFGPPDPDVAGAPPNLPTPSASASAEGGGEREVAATVLASGLEVPWGMAFLPDGSALVTERDTARILKVGPESDADGLKVTEVQRLSEVSAGGDGGLLGIAVSPKYATDQTVYVYYSTDKDNRVAKLKLKGKPQPILTGIPRSRNDNGGQLKFGPDGQLYVSTGDGSTGGTQAQNAKSLGGKILRITASGNPAPGNPVKNSPVWSSGHRNVQGLAWDAGKRLYASESDQRSSGELNVIAKGKNYGWPAVEGAGSDAKFTNPLVSWPAEESNCSGVAVLERTIATACPGGQRLWIVEVTGNGTLIGRPRELLTGEYGRLRAVTAAPDGSLWVATSNQEDGGEPGPDDDRIIRLVFSDGGAGRS; from the coding sequence GTGACGAAGGGCCGTGTGATCAAGCGCAGCACCCGTGCCGGTGCGGTGACGCTCGGTGCCGTGCTGTCCCTGACGGCCGGGTGCAGCTTCGGCCCGCCGGACCCGGACGTGGCCGGCGCCCCGCCGAACCTTCCCACGCCGTCGGCCTCGGCCAGCGCGGAGGGCGGCGGGGAGCGCGAGGTGGCCGCCACCGTGCTCGCCTCGGGCCTGGAGGTTCCGTGGGGGATGGCGTTCCTGCCCGACGGGTCCGCGCTGGTCACCGAGCGCGACACGGCTCGCATCCTCAAGGTCGGCCCGGAGTCGGACGCGGACGGTCTCAAGGTCACCGAGGTGCAGCGGCTCTCCGAGGTCTCCGCGGGCGGCGACGGCGGCCTGCTCGGCATCGCGGTCTCGCCGAAGTACGCGACCGACCAGACCGTCTACGTGTACTACTCGACGGACAAGGACAACCGGGTCGCGAAGCTGAAGCTCAAGGGCAAGCCGCAGCCGATCCTGACCGGCATCCCGCGCTCGCGCAACGACAACGGCGGCCAGCTGAAGTTCGGGCCGGACGGGCAGCTCTACGTCTCCACCGGCGACGGCTCGACCGGCGGCACCCAGGCGCAGAACGCCAAGAGCCTCGGGGGCAAGATCCTGCGGATCACCGCCTCCGGCAACCCCGCGCCGGGCAACCCGGTCAAGAACTCGCCGGTCTGGTCCTCCGGGCACCGCAACGTGCAGGGCCTCGCCTGGGACGCCGGCAAGCGCCTGTACGCCAGCGAGTCCGATCAGCGGTCCTCCGGCGAGCTGAACGTGATCGCCAAGGGCAAGAACTACGGCTGGCCGGCGGTCGAGGGCGCCGGCTCCGACGCCAAGTTCACGAACCCCCTAGTGAGCTGGCCCGCCGAGGAGTCCAACTGTTCCGGCGTGGCGGTGCTGGAACGCACGATCGCGACCGCCTGCCCGGGCGGGCAACGCTTGTGGATCGTCGAGGTGACCGGCAACGGGACGCTGATCGGGCGGCCCCGCGAACTCCTGACCGGCGAGTACGGCCGGTTGCGGGCCGTGACCGCCGCCCCGGACGGTTCGCTCTGGGTGGCCACCTCCAACCAGGAGGACGGCGGTGAGCCGGGTCCCGACGACGACCGGATCATCCGGCTCGTCTTCTCGGACGGGGGCGCGGGCCGCAGCTAG
- a CDS encoding 2-hydroxyacid dehydrogenase — MLVWIAHEAGRTLLGEMPAGVEVEVCEDAASWPSDPAKVDFWVPPFLATARAAEHVSHFTGVRVVQLLSAGADAWVGVVPPGVQLCDARGVHDKPVAEWVLGAAIGALRQFPAFVRAQQREDWALKEYTPTQELTGKRVLIVGAGSIGRAIEEHMAPFGVTVTRVARTARPEQDVHGVDALPELLPHAEVVVLVVPLTDQTRGMVDAAFLAAMPDGALLVNAARGPVVDTDALVAALTPGRISAALDVTEPEPLPPGHPLWHLPNVFLTPHSAGSVVGLLPRAYGLAGDQVRRFAAGEPLINQVSDGY; from the coding sequence GTGTTGGTCTGGATCGCCCATGAAGCGGGCCGTACGTTGCTCGGCGAGATGCCGGCCGGTGTCGAGGTCGAAGTCTGCGAGGACGCGGCGAGCTGGCCGTCCGACCCGGCGAAGGTCGACTTCTGGGTGCCGCCGTTCCTCGCGACCGCACGCGCCGCCGAGCACGTGTCGCACTTCACCGGCGTACGGGTGGTGCAGCTGCTCTCGGCGGGCGCGGACGCCTGGGTGGGTGTGGTGCCGCCGGGCGTTCAGCTGTGCGACGCGCGAGGTGTGCACGACAAGCCCGTGGCTGAGTGGGTGCTCGGCGCGGCGATCGGCGCGCTGCGGCAGTTCCCGGCATTCGTACGCGCCCAGCAGCGCGAGGACTGGGCGCTCAAGGAGTACACGCCGACCCAGGAGCTCACCGGCAAACGGGTGCTGATCGTGGGCGCCGGCTCGATCGGCCGGGCCATCGAGGAGCACATGGCGCCCTTCGGGGTCACGGTCACCCGGGTGGCTCGTACGGCCCGGCCCGAGCAGGACGTGCACGGGGTCGACGCCCTGCCGGAGTTGCTGCCGCACGCCGAGGTGGTCGTGCTCGTCGTACCCCTGACCGACCAGACCCGCGGCATGGTCGACGCCGCCTTCCTCGCCGCGATGCCGGACGGCGCGCTGCTGGTCAACGCCGCCCGGGGGCCCGTGGTCGACACCGATGCCCTGGTCGCGGCGCTGACACCCGGCCGCATCTCGGCCGCGCTCGACGTCACCGAGCCGGAACCGCTGCCGCCCGGGCACCCGCTCTGGCACCTGCCCAACGTGTTCCTCACCCCGCACAGCGCCGGGTCGGTGGTGGGGCTGCTGCCGCGGGCGTACGGCCTGGCCGGCGATCAGGTGCGACGGTTCGCCGCCGGCGAGCCACTGATCAACCAGGTGTCCGACGGCTATTGA
- a CDS encoding PH domain-containing protein: protein MSRPVLRVRKSGALVVAALTAFVGTVPFAGARWQLAPVLLIPLAVLVWAWRAGTDVHPDGLRVRALAGSTFVPWSRIIELAPDPRNRISALLNDGRALRLTGVTTGNLPVVLAAGGQTVNEPEDAAATGRTVNEPDDAAATGRTVNEQDDAG from the coding sequence GTGAGCCGACCCGTCCTGCGCGTCCGCAAGTCCGGCGCCCTCGTCGTCGCCGCCTTGACCGCGTTCGTGGGCACCGTGCCCTTCGCGGGCGCGCGCTGGCAGCTGGCACCCGTGCTGCTGATCCCGCTCGCGGTCCTGGTCTGGGCGTGGCGGGCCGGCACCGACGTGCATCCGGACGGGCTGCGGGTCCGCGCGCTCGCCGGATCGACCTTCGTGCCGTGGTCCCGGATCATCGAGCTCGCGCCGGACCCTCGCAACCGGATCTCGGCGCTGCTCAACGACGGCCGTGCGCTGCGGCTGACCGGCGTGACGACGGGCAACCTGCCGGTGGTCCTGGCCGCGGGCGGCCAGACGGTCAACGAGCCCGAGGACGCCGCTGCGACCGGCCGGACGGTCAATGAACCGGATGACGCCGCCGCGACCGGCCGGACGGTCAATGAGCAGGACGATGCCGGGTAG
- a CDS encoding WD40/YVTN/BNR-like repeat-containing protein, whose product MTHMLAIGTQKGLFLATSDDRRSWRVSSAHFPGHAIYAVAFDTRGPVPRVLAGVDSSHFGPSVLISDDLGESWQEPEAAPLAFPAGTDAAVERVWQIAPAGPLEPGVVYAGTQPSALWRSSDGGRTYELIRALWDHPHRPEWGAGYGGQAIHTILPHPADPDRILVAMSAGGVYRTADGGETWSAANRGIKAYFLPDPWPEFGQCVHKVARDAADPDRYYAQNHHGVYRSTDGGDSWESIAAGLPSDFGFPMAAHPSRGGTIWNFPLVSDGERQPVGLECRVFRSDDGGDTWQPQHKGLPDGPYYPVVLRDALCTDGAAPAGVYVGTRAGEVFASADEGETWSMVAAHLPDVLCVRAAGV is encoded by the coding sequence ATGACACACATGCTCGCCATCGGCACCCAGAAAGGCCTGTTCCTGGCTACCAGTGACGACCGGCGGAGCTGGCGAGTCAGCTCCGCGCACTTCCCCGGCCACGCGATCTACGCCGTCGCGTTCGACACCCGCGGGCCGGTCCCGCGCGTGCTCGCCGGGGTCGACAGTTCCCACTTCGGGCCCAGTGTGCTCATCAGCGACGACCTCGGCGAGAGCTGGCAGGAGCCGGAGGCCGCGCCGCTCGCCTTCCCCGCCGGCACGGACGCCGCGGTCGAGCGGGTGTGGCAGATCGCGCCAGCCGGCCCGCTCGAGCCCGGCGTCGTGTATGCGGGCACCCAGCCGTCCGCCCTGTGGCGCTCGAGCGACGGCGGCCGGACGTACGAGTTGATCCGTGCCCTGTGGGACCACCCGCACCGGCCCGAGTGGGGCGCCGGCTACGGCGGCCAGGCGATCCACACGATCCTGCCGCACCCGGCCGATCCGGACCGGATCCTCGTGGCCATGTCGGCGGGCGGCGTCTACCGCACGGCCGACGGCGGCGAGACCTGGTCCGCCGCCAACCGGGGCATCAAGGCGTATTTCCTGCCCGACCCGTGGCCGGAGTTCGGTCAGTGCGTGCACAAGGTCGCGCGCGACGCCGCTGATCCCGACCGCTACTACGCGCAGAACCACCACGGGGTCTACCGCTCCACGGACGGCGGTGACTCGTGGGAGTCGATCGCCGCCGGCCTGCCGTCCGATTTCGGCTTCCCGATGGCCGCGCATCCGTCGCGCGGCGGCACGATCTGGAATTTCCCGCTGGTCAGCGACGGCGAACGGCAGCCGGTCGGCCTGGAGTGCCGGGTGTTCCGTTCGGACGACGGCGGCGACACCTGGCAGCCGCAGCACAAGGGTCTGCCGGACGGTCCGTATTACCCCGTCGTGCTGCGCGACGCGCTGTGCACCGACGGCGCCGCGCCCGCCGGGGTCTACGTCGGCACGCGCGCCGGAGAGGTGTTCGCGAGCGCCGACGAGGGCGAGACGTGGTCCATGGTGGCCGCTCACCTGCCCGACGTGCTCTGCGTCCGAGCGGCCGGCGTCTGA
- a CDS encoding MoaD/ThiS family protein, protein MPSVLIPGVLRAESGGASRLEVSADGSLRAVLDEMGERWPRLERRIRDESGALRRYVNVYVDGEDCRRSGGLDAPVPSAAEIHVLPSVAGG, encoded by the coding sequence ATGCCCAGCGTGCTGATTCCCGGGGTGCTCCGCGCGGAGTCCGGCGGGGCCTCCCGCCTGGAGGTGTCCGCGGACGGCTCGCTGCGGGCCGTGCTGGACGAGATGGGGGAGCGCTGGCCCCGGCTGGAACGGCGGATCCGCGACGAGAGCGGCGCCCTGCGGCGCTACGTCAACGTCTACGTGGACGGTGAGGACTGCCGGCGTTCCGGAGGGCTGGACGCGCCGGTCCCCTCGGCTGCGGAGATCCACGTCCTCCCTTCGGTGGCGGGAGGATGA
- a CDS encoding EAL domain-containing protein: MAVPPPARLATRVSARVVFLAVPVIGALALLAGVAGLMPPMVSLAAGVGVTAIFATAVLWRTALAIHHAEAAFAACRGAGLIGMASLFAAVTCGVLLLGPPAVGVWAALGVAATATFFVFGTMLLPGAATSVAVRLRRAFDGLGLGVSLGFAAYLVTPMHRAPYSALAGTLLAAAGVSIVTVIVLRARLHRPAALRCGFGAITVLLALSAVVTVVLSGVTGRLVPALGLLVVAGLTLAAEGGSRRNLPADLKPKEPDHYLSSYPLLAVPAGVGVVAALVHLIAVGGFDNTAIALGISMVAVLTMRELLVVSDIRRYTAQLRTKEAHFRSLVAGATDLTLVLDERLTIRWQSPAAARLFGLAEAEVVGRTFLELIHPDDAPGARAGLEALIAGEHADGPPALLTARLRDGHGIWRDTESTVADQRAVPEVAALVVHVRDVGERRHLERALHRLSYTDQLTGLANRRALMRDLLEFRRRPGQQGTLLVIDLHGLAEINDSRGRETGDAVLIEVGRRIRSLLADEDVPARLGGDEFAVLTPDGAVLAYALATRIVTALMEPYELPGMIVELHTSVGLAELTGGKDSEEVLRHADLARSRARQLGKDRVEWYDTDVEIQLHRRMDLERELLGAADRGELDLVFQPVVSLRDAQPVGVEALLRWRHPKLGTILPAELLPIARAVGCAAELDEWVLDAACRRLASWTSGGSDFWLSVNVAPRELLTARFPERVAELLDRHDIAPERLVVEVQETWIAEDLPAIVASLTGLRKLGVRAALDDFGAGHASLAHLRRLPVDMLKLDQALINQPAETGTTPAVIDVVVSLGRRLGLEIVAKGLESQDQVDRARQAGCHYGQGFVVARPAPAERMEAYLESHRS; encoded by the coding sequence GTGGCAGTGCCGCCCCCCGCACGCCTCGCCACCCGGGTCAGCGCCCGGGTGGTGTTCCTTGCCGTCCCCGTGATCGGGGCGCTCGCCCTCCTCGCCGGGGTGGCCGGCCTGATGCCGCCGATGGTGTCGCTCGCGGCCGGTGTCGGCGTGACGGCGATCTTCGCCACCGCCGTGCTGTGGCGCACGGCGCTGGCCATCCACCACGCCGAGGCCGCCTTCGCCGCCTGCCGGGGCGCCGGCCTGATCGGCATGGCCTCCCTTTTCGCCGCCGTGACCTGCGGCGTTCTGCTGCTCGGGCCGCCGGCCGTCGGGGTGTGGGCCGCGCTGGGTGTGGCCGCCACCGCCACGTTCTTCGTGTTCGGGACGATGCTGCTGCCGGGCGCGGCCACCTCGGTCGCGGTGCGCTTGCGGCGGGCGTTCGACGGGCTGGGGCTGGGCGTCAGCCTGGGCTTCGCGGCGTACCTGGTGACGCCGATGCACCGGGCCCCGTATTCGGCGCTGGCCGGCACGCTGCTGGCCGCCGCGGGCGTCTCGATCGTCACCGTCATCGTGCTGCGGGCGCGGCTGCACCGGCCGGCGGCCCTGCGGTGCGGGTTCGGCGCTATCACCGTCCTGCTGGCCCTCTCCGCCGTCGTCACCGTCGTGCTGTCCGGGGTGACCGGCCGGCTCGTACCGGCCCTCGGCCTGCTCGTCGTGGCCGGGCTGACGCTGGCCGCGGAGGGCGGGTCGCGGCGCAACCTGCCGGCGGACCTGAAGCCGAAGGAACCCGACCACTACCTGTCCAGCTATCCGCTGCTCGCCGTACCGGCGGGGGTGGGTGTCGTGGCGGCGCTGGTCCACCTGATCGCGGTGGGCGGGTTCGACAACACCGCCATCGCGCTCGGCATCTCCATGGTCGCCGTGCTGACCATGCGGGAGCTGCTCGTCGTCAGCGACATCCGGCGCTACACCGCGCAGCTGCGGACCAAGGAGGCGCATTTCCGGTCGCTCGTCGCCGGTGCCACCGATCTCACGCTGGTGCTCGACGAGCGGCTGACGATCCGGTGGCAGTCGCCGGCGGCCGCGCGGCTGTTCGGGCTGGCCGAGGCCGAGGTCGTGGGCCGCACGTTCCTGGAGCTGATCCACCCCGACGACGCTCCCGGCGCTCGGGCCGGGCTCGAGGCGCTGATCGCCGGTGAGCACGCCGACGGGCCTCCCGCCCTGCTCACCGCGCGGCTGCGGGACGGGCACGGCATCTGGCGCGACACCGAGTCCACGGTGGCCGACCAGCGCGCGGTGCCCGAGGTGGCCGCGCTGGTGGTGCACGTGCGTGACGTCGGCGAGCGCCGCCACCTCGAACGAGCCCTGCACCGCCTGTCCTACACCGACCAGCTGACCGGCCTGGCCAACCGCCGCGCGCTGATGCGCGACCTTCTCGAGTTCCGTCGCCGCCCCGGCCAGCAGGGCACGCTGCTCGTCATCGACCTGCACGGGCTGGCCGAGATCAACGACAGCCGCGGCCGGGAGACCGGCGACGCCGTGCTCATCGAGGTCGGCCGGCGCATCCGCAGCCTGCTCGCCGACGAGGACGTACCGGCCCGGCTGGGCGGTGACGAGTTCGCGGTGCTCACGCCGGACGGGGCGGTGCTCGCGTACGCGCTGGCCACCCGGATCGTGACCGCGCTGATGGAGCCGTACGAGCTGCCCGGCATGATCGTCGAGCTGCACACCAGCGTGGGCCTCGCCGAGCTCACCGGCGGCAAGGACTCCGAGGAGGTGCTGCGCCACGCCGATCTGGCCCGCAGCCGCGCCCGCCAGCTCGGCAAGGACCGCGTCGAGTGGTACGACACGGACGTCGAGATCCAGCTGCACCGCCGCATGGACCTGGAACGCGAGCTGCTGGGCGCCGCCGACCGCGGCGAACTCGATCTGGTCTTCCAGCCGGTCGTCTCCCTGCGCGACGCCCAGCCGGTCGGCGTCGAGGCGCTGCTGCGCTGGCGGCACCCCAAGCTCGGCACGATCCTGCCCGCCGAGCTGTTGCCCATCGCCCGCGCGGTCGGCTGCGCCGCTGAGCTGGACGAATGGGTGCTCGACGCGGCCTGCCGCCGGCTGGCGAGCTGGACCTCGGGCGGCAGCGACTTCTGGCTCTCCGTCAACGTCGCCCCCCGCGAGCTGCTCACGGCCCGCTTCCCGGAACGCGTCGCGGAGCTGCTCGACCGCCACGACATCGCTCCGGAACGCCTCGTCGTCGAGGTGCAGGAGACGTGGATCGCCGAGGACCTGCCGGCGATCGTCGCGTCGCTCACCGGCCTGCGCAAGCTCGGCGTCCGCGCCGCCCTCGACGACTTCGGCGCCGGCCACGCGTCCCTCGCCCACCTGCGCCGCCTCCCCGTCGACATGCTCAAGCTCGACCAGGCCCTGATCAACCAGCCGGCCGAGACCGGCACCACCCCCGCGGTGATCGACGTCGTGGTCAGCCTCGGCCGCCGGCTCGGCCTGGAGATCGTCGCCAAGGGCCTCGAATCGCAGGACCAGGTCGACCGCGCGCGGCAGGCGGGCTGCCACTACGGCCAGGGCTTCGTAGTCGCCCGGCCCGCTCCCGCGGAGCGCATGGAGGCCTACCTCGAAAGCCACCGGTCGTAG
- a CDS encoding LacI family DNA-binding transcriptional regulator: MKRPTIADIARRAGVSKGAVSYALNGQPGVSEATRQRIVAIAQEIGFNPNSAARALSGARARAVGLTLCRPARILSIEPFFMGLISGFEQELAARSYALTLQVVATPQNETEVYRRWWGERRVDGVFVTDLREHDIRIPVLNELQLPAVVIGGPGDTGNLTQLWSDDAGAITEAVRYLMALGHRRIARVGGLPDLLHTRVRTKAFTEVCASLGLNEAVTVPSDYTGEEGGRATRRLLIEAERPTAIIYDNDVMAVAGLSVAQEMGLSVPGDLSIVAWDDSPLCSLVHPPLTALSRDIAAYGAHAARQLLAAIAGEPVKDEEEGTAHLTPRGSTAPPRDT; encoded by the coding sequence GTGAAGCGGCCGACGATCGCCGACATCGCGCGGCGCGCGGGCGTGTCCAAAGGGGCGGTGTCCTACGCGCTGAACGGGCAACCCGGCGTCTCCGAGGCGACCCGGCAACGGATCGTCGCCATCGCACAGGAGATCGGCTTCAACCCCAACAGCGCCGCCCGTGCCCTGTCCGGCGCGCGCGCCCGGGCGGTCGGACTCACCCTGTGCCGGCCCGCCCGCATCCTCAGCATCGAGCCGTTCTTCATGGGCCTGATCAGCGGCTTCGAGCAGGAGCTGGCGGCCCGGTCGTACGCGCTCACCCTGCAGGTCGTGGCCACCCCGCAGAACGAGACCGAGGTCTACCGCCGCTGGTGGGGTGAACGCCGCGTCGACGGCGTCTTCGTCACCGACCTGCGCGAGCACGACATCCGCATCCCGGTCCTCAACGAGCTGCAGCTGCCCGCGGTGGTGATCGGCGGACCCGGCGACACCGGCAACCTGACCCAGCTCTGGTCCGACGACGCCGGCGCGATCACCGAGGCGGTCCGCTACCTGATGGCCCTCGGCCACCGCCGGATCGCCCGCGTCGGCGGCCTGCCGGACCTGCTGCACACCCGCGTACGGACCAAGGCGTTCACCGAGGTCTGCGCGTCCCTCGGGCTCAACGAGGCGGTGACCGTTCCGTCCGACTACACCGGCGAGGAGGGCGGCCGCGCCACCCGCCGGCTGCTCATCGAGGCGGAACGCCCCACCGCGATCATCTACGACAACGACGTGATGGCGGTGGCCGGCCTGTCGGTGGCACAGGAGATGGGCCTGTCGGTGCCCGGCGACCTCTCCATCGTCGCCTGGGACGACTCCCCGCTCTGCTCGCTCGTCCACCCGCCGCTGACCGCGCTGAGCCGGGACATCGCGGCGTACGGCGCGCACGCCGCCCGCCAGCTGCTCGCGGCCATCGCGGGCGAGCCGGTCAAGGACGAGGAGGAGGGCACCGCCCACCTGACGCCCCGGGGCAGCACCGCCCCGCCCCGCGACACCTGA
- a CDS encoding ABC transporter substrate-binding protein yields the protein MTRFGRRGWALVAAGLAGALTISGCSGQSLEGGNDKAADGQITLKVNFWGDMGLDKLKAAYEKDHPNVKIVLNSGEYNAQHEDLQKKLVAGSGAPDISAVDEGFIVQFRGQSDKFVNLLDKGAGSYESKYLPWKWQQSMSKDGQQIGLGTDVGGLAMCYRTDLFKAAGLPTDRTEVSKLWTTWDDFINVGKQYVSKTKKKFVDSGTNMFNPVLAQQPQGFYNEQEQLQMDGGPKVAFDVSMNAIKAGLSANLASFQPNWDQGFKKDQFAVLACPAWMLGHIQDTAPEQKGKWDIATIPGGGGNWGGSWWTIPKQGKNVDEAYKFVEWMIQPQQQIEVFKTVGNLPSQPALYKDPAVLDYKKEFMSNAPTGQIFASTAENLKPQYLGKKNGPTRVAVENVITRVQQGSLSPDKAWPEAVKQAEKAAGS from the coding sequence ATGACACGGTTCGGCAGGCGGGGCTGGGCGCTGGTCGCCGCAGGTCTCGCGGGCGCCCTGACGATCTCGGGCTGCAGCGGGCAGAGCCTGGAGGGCGGCAACGACAAGGCGGCCGACGGCCAGATCACGCTGAAGGTCAACTTCTGGGGCGACATGGGCCTGGACAAGCTCAAGGCCGCGTACGAGAAGGACCACCCCAACGTCAAGATCGTGCTCAACTCGGGCGAGTACAACGCCCAGCACGAGGACCTGCAGAAGAAGCTCGTCGCGGGCAGCGGCGCGCCGGACATCTCCGCGGTCGACGAGGGCTTCATCGTCCAGTTCCGCGGCCAGTCCGACAAGTTCGTCAACCTCCTGGACAAGGGCGCCGGCTCGTACGAGTCGAAGTACCTGCCGTGGAAGTGGCAGCAGTCGATGTCCAAGGACGGCCAGCAGATCGGCCTCGGCACCGACGTCGGCGGCCTGGCGATGTGCTACCGCACCGACCTGTTCAAGGCGGCGGGCCTGCCCACGGACCGCACCGAGGTCTCCAAGCTCTGGACGACCTGGGACGACTTCATCAACGTCGGCAAGCAGTACGTCTCCAAGACGAAGAAGAAGTTCGTCGACTCCGGTACCAACATGTTCAACCCCGTGCTCGCGCAGCAGCCGCAGGGCTTCTACAACGAGCAGGAGCAGCTGCAGATGGACGGTGGCCCCAAGGTCGCCTTCGACGTCAGCATGAACGCGATCAAGGCCGGCCTCTCGGCGAACCTCGCGAGCTTCCAGCCGAACTGGGACCAGGGCTTCAAGAAGGACCAGTTCGCCGTGCTGGCCTGCCCGGCGTGGATGCTCGGCCACATCCAGGACACCGCGCCCGAGCAGAAGGGCAAGTGGGACATCGCCACGATCCCCGGCGGCGGCGGCAACTGGGGCGGCTCCTGGTGGACCATCCCCAAGCAGGGCAAGAACGTCGACGAGGCGTACAAGTTCGTCGAGTGGATGATCCAGCCGCAGCAGCAGATCGAGGTCTTCAAGACCGTCGGCAACCTGCCCTCGCAGCCGGCCCTGTACAAGGACCCCGCGGTGCTGGACTACAAGAAGGAGTTCATGAGCAACGCGCCGACCGGGCAGATCTTCGCCTCCACGGCTGAGAACCTCAAGCCGCAGTACCTCGGCAAGAAGAACGGCCCGACCCGCGTCGCGGTGGAGAACGTGATCACCCGCGTGCAGCAGGGCTCGCTCTCCCCGGACAAGGCCTGGCCGGAGGCGGTCAAGCAGGCCGAGAAGGCCGCCGGCTCCTGA
- a CDS encoding carbohydrate ABC transporter permease — translation MSLTRNAPPVLDIPEPRPPATPPKHKLWFYRFDTKRTPYVFISPFFLLFAVFGLFPIIFNGVVALRNWRLDDPDLNGWAGFANFERLVHDEDFWNALGNTFGIFILSTVPQLLIALMVANLLNRKLRGTTFWRVGVLLPYVTPVAASTLVFAVFFSRDNGMANWLLSLVGFNDMNNPLDWRAYKWSSWIAIATMVNWKWIGYNALLYLSAMQSIPKDVYEAAAVDGAGPWRQLWRITVPMIQPVLVFTVVLSSIGGLQLFNEPMLFEENPAAATGGSDSQWQTIAQLIYKVGWKDLDLGYAAAMSWALFLIILIVAGINAFLTNRLGGGRR, via the coding sequence GTGTCCCTCACCCGCAACGCCCCGCCGGTGCTCGACATCCCGGAACCCCGCCCGCCGGCGACCCCGCCGAAGCACAAGCTGTGGTTCTACCGGTTCGACACCAAGCGCACCCCGTACGTCTTCATCTCGCCGTTCTTCCTGCTCTTCGCCGTCTTCGGGCTGTTCCCGATCATCTTCAACGGGGTCGTGGCGCTGCGGAACTGGCGCCTCGACGACCCCGACCTCAACGGCTGGGCCGGGTTCGCGAACTTCGAGCGACTGGTGCACGACGAGGACTTCTGGAACGCGCTCGGCAACACGTTCGGCATCTTCATCCTCTCCACGGTGCCGCAGCTGCTGATCGCCCTGATGGTCGCGAACCTGCTCAACCGCAAACTGCGCGGCACCACGTTCTGGCGGGTCGGCGTGCTGCTGCCGTACGTGACCCCGGTGGCCGCGTCGACGCTGGTCTTCGCCGTGTTCTTCTCCCGTGACAACGGCATGGCCAACTGGCTGCTGTCGCTGGTCGGCTTCAACGACATGAACAACCCGCTGGACTGGCGCGCGTACAAGTGGAGCTCCTGGATCGCCATCGCCACGATGGTCAACTGGAAGTGGATCGGCTACAACGCCCTGCTCTACCTGTCGGCCATGCAGTCGATCCCCAAGGACGTCTACGAGGCGGCGGCCGTCGACGGCGCCGGGCCGTGGCGCCAGCTGTGGCGGATCACCGTACCGATGATCCAGCCGGTCCTGGTCTTCACGGTCGTGCTCTCCAGCATCGGCGGGCTGCAGCTCTTCAACGAGCCCATGCTCTTCGAGGAGAACCCGGCCGCCGCGACCGGCGGCTCGGACAGCCAATGGCAGACGATCGCACAGCTGATCTACAAGGTCGGCTGGAAGGACCTGGACCTCGGGTACGCGGCCGCGATGTCCTGGGCGCTCTTCCTGATCATCCTGATCGTCGCCGGCATCAACGCTTTCCTCACCAACCGTCTCGGAGGAGGCCGGCGATGA
- a CDS encoding carbohydrate ABC transporter permease produces MTTVTAPAPAPGKRRPREIGRAPQDTRGNWRTYLALTAFLLLSAFPLYWMFVIATSTDEAVSQTPPSVVPGNQLMTNLREVFTMQDVYFTASLINSFIVAAVVTVSTLFFCSLAGFAFAKLRFKGRDPLMIVVILTLTVPNQLGVVALYILMGKLGWNGTLLAVIAPFLVSAFGVFYMRQFIMHAVPDELVESARMDGALTLRVYWSIIVPAIRPALAVLGLLTFVATWNEFQWPLITLNGTEFPTSMVALSDLASGNYVIYRRVLAGAFMATLPLLVLLVMGGRQIVRGIMEGAVKS; encoded by the coding sequence ATGACCACCGTGACCGCACCCGCACCCGCGCCCGGCAAGCGACGGCCCCGGGAGATCGGCCGCGCGCCCCAGGACACCCGCGGCAACTGGCGCACGTACCTCGCCCTGACCGCGTTCCTGCTGCTCTCGGCGTTCCCGCTGTACTGGATGTTCGTGATCGCCACGAGCACCGACGAGGCCGTCTCGCAGACCCCGCCGTCGGTCGTCCCGGGCAACCAGCTCATGACGAACCTGCGTGAGGTCTTCACGATGCAGGACGTCTACTTCACCGCGTCGCTGATCAACAGCTTCATCGTCGCGGCCGTCGTGACCGTGTCGACGCTGTTCTTCTGCTCGCTGGCCGGCTTCGCCTTCGCCAAGCTGCGCTTCAAGGGCCGCGACCCGCTCATGATCGTCGTGATCCTCACCCTGACCGTGCCCAACCAGCTCGGCGTGGTGGCGCTCTACATCCTCATGGGCAAGCTCGGCTGGAACGGCACGCTGCTCGCGGTCATCGCGCCGTTCCTGGTCAGCGCGTTCGGCGTGTTCTACATGCGCCAGTTCATCATGCACGCCGTACCCGACGAACTGGTCGAGTCGGCCCGGATGGACGGTGCGCTGACGCTGCGCGTCTACTGGAGCATCATCGTGCCGGCGATCCGACCGGCGCTGGCGGTGCTCGGCCTGCTCACGTTCGTGGCGACGTGGAACGAGTTCCAGTGGCCGCTGATCACGCTGAACGGCACCGAGTTCCCGACCTCGATGGTCGCCCTCTCCGACCTCGCGAGCGGCAACTACGTCATCTACCGGCGGGTGCTCGCGGGCGCGTTCATGGCCACCCTTCCGCTGCTGGTCCTGCTCGTCATGGGCGGACGGCAGATCGTCCGGGGAATCATGGAAGGCGCCGTCAAGTCTTGA